One genomic window of Thermococcus indicus includes the following:
- the gyaR gene encoding glyoxylate reductase: protein MRPKVFITRAIPENGIELLREHFEVEVWEDEHEIPREVLLEKVRDVDALVTMLSERVDSEVFDSAPRLRIVANYAVGYDNIDVEEATKRGIYVTNTPDVLTNATADFAWTLLLATARRLVEADGFIRSGEWKKRGIAWHPRMLLGHDVYGKTIGIVGFGRIGQAIARRAKGFGMRILYNSRMRKPEVEKELNAEFRPLDELLRESDFVVLAVPLTRETHRMIGERELKLMKPTAVLVNIARGKVVDTEALVKALKEGWIAGAGLDVYEEEPYYHEELFSLDNVVLAPHIGSATHGAREGMAELVARNLIAFKNGEVPPTPVNREVLEVREPGFGK, encoded by the coding sequence GTGAGGCCAAAGGTCTTCATCACCCGTGCAATTCCCGAAAACGGCATCGAACTCCTGAGGGAGCACTTCGAGGTCGAGGTCTGGGAGGACGAACACGAGATTCCGAGGGAAGTCCTGCTCGAAAAGGTTCGCGACGTCGATGCACTCGTCACTATGCTGAGCGAGAGGGTGGACTCTGAAGTCTTTGACAGTGCCCCCAGGTTGAGGATAGTGGCGAACTACGCGGTCGGCTACGACAACATAGACGTTGAGGAGGCAACCAAGCGCGGGATATACGTCACCAATACCCCCGACGTCCTCACCAACGCCACAGCGGACTTCGCCTGGACCCTCCTCTTAGCTACTGCGAGGAGGCTCGTGGAGGCGGACGGATTCATCCGCTCGGGCGAATGGAAAAAGCGCGGTATAGCCTGGCACCCAAGGATGCTGCTGGGCCACGACGTTTACGGGAAGACCATCGGCATAGTCGGCTTCGGGAGAATCGGCCAGGCGATAGCGAGGCGCGCTAAGGGCTTCGGGATGAGGATACTCTACAACTCGCGCATGAGGAAGCCGGAGGTAGAAAAGGAACTCAACGCGGAGTTCAGGCCCCTCGACGAGCTCCTGCGCGAGAGCGACTTCGTGGTTCTGGCCGTCCCGCTGACGAGGGAGACCCACCGCATGATAGGCGAGCGGGAGCTTAAACTCATGAAGCCCACCGCGGTACTCGTCAACATAGCGAGGGGCAAGGTCGTCGACACGGAGGCGCTCGTAAAGGCGCTCAAGGAGGGCTGGATTGCCGGGGCCGGCCTGGACGTCTACGAGGAGGAGCCCTACTACCACGAGGAGCTCTTCAGCCTCGACAACGTGGTTCTGGCCCCCCACATAGGCAGCGCCACCCACGGTGCCAGAGAAGGAATGGCCGAACTCGTGGCCAGGAACCTGATAGCATTCAAGAACGGCGAGGTTCCGCCCACGCCGGTCAATCGGGAGGTGCTGGAGGTAAGGGAGCCTGGGTTTGGCAAATAA
- a CDS encoding RNA-guided endonuclease InsQ/TnpB family protein: MKRSVTIKLQPSKEQEKVLFELADLGAKVWNRVNYLRRQQFFEGKIVDFNTTEKTVYEEFKREIGSATVQQICRKNAEAWRSFFSLLRKKRNGELSDQLKPKPPKYHKKNGKRKPLIILRNDQYKIEGNKLILKGLGKFKRLEVQFKGRIHLKGKQGRLEITYDEVKRKWYAHTSITVEEKLENNEWVSVPRTPKGNLSAGIDLGVNNLMAVYVENGESFLVNGRPVKAIDFYFQKRIARYQSKLNKSGGEKSRMLRKLHQQAKLQAKHYINTAVRQVVRKLYELGVSRIVVGYPKGIAQNPRKGKKQNFILSHVWRFNYVIKRLTEVAEEYGIVVEVVNEAFTSKLCPVCGKPHEGARFVRGLFKCPGTGLVFNADLVGAFNILKKVVKTITPNLPALSGGRGNGGKALPEGFEEPFSRVALMRTPRTSPPLARG, encoded by the coding sequence ATGAAGCGCTCAGTAACCATCAAACTCCAGCCGAGCAAAGAGCAGGAAAAAGTTCTTTTCGAGTTAGCTGACCTTGGAGCCAAAGTCTGGAACCGGGTGAACTACCTGAGGAGACAACAATTCTTCGAGGGCAAAATCGTGGACTTCAATACAACCGAGAAAACCGTTTATGAAGAGTTTAAACGTGAAATCGGTTCCGCAACCGTTCAACAAATATGTCGCAAAAACGCTGAAGCCTGGCGGAGCTTCTTCTCCTTATTAAGGAAAAAGCGGAACGGGGAACTCTCCGACCAGCTCAAACCCAAACCGCCCAAATACCACAAAAAGAACGGAAAAAGAAAACCCTTAATCATTCTCCGCAACGACCAGTACAAGATTGAAGGCAACAAGCTTATTCTAAAAGGTCTTGGAAAGTTCAAACGCTTGGAAGTTCAATTCAAGGGCAGAATACACTTGAAGGGCAAGCAGGGACGCTTAGAAATCACTTATGACGAGGTAAAACGCAAATGGTATGCCCACACCAGCATTACTGTCGAGGAAAAACTTGAAAATAATGAGTGGGTGAGCGTTCCAAGAACTCCGAAAGGAAACCTCTCAGCGGGGATAGACTTGGGAGTGAACAACTTGATGGCCGTTTATGTGGAAAACGGAGAAAGCTTCCTCGTGAACGGAAGACCTGTTAAGGCGATTGACTTCTACTTTCAAAAGCGGATTGCAAGGTACCAATCCAAACTCAACAAGAGTGGTGGAGAGAAGAGTAGAATGCTCAGAAAACTCCACCAGCAGGCTAAACTTCAGGCTAAACATTACATTAACACGGCAGTTAGACAAGTAGTCCGGAAGCTTTACGAGTTGGGCGTTTCGAGGATTGTCGTTGGTTATCCTAAAGGCATTGCTCAAAACCCGAGGAAGGGCAAAAAGCAAAACTTCATCCTCTCCCACGTCTGGCGGTTTAATTACGTTATCAAACGTTTAACCGAAGTCGCTGAGGAGTATGGTATTGTGGTTGAGGTGGTTAATGAGGCTTTCACGTCTAAGCTTTGCCCTGTCTGCGGGAAGCCCCATGAGGGGGCTCGCTTTGTTAGGGGTTTGTTTAAGTGTCCAGGGACGGGGCTTGTGTTTAATGCCGACTTGGTTGGAGCTTTCAACATTTTGAAGAAGGTTGTGAAAACCATAACCCCGAACCTTCCGGCCTTATCGGGAGGTAGGGGTAACGGGGGGAAGGCCCTCCCCGAGGGGTTCGAAGAACCCTTTTCAAGGGTTGCCCTGATGAGAACCCCTCGAACCTCCCCGCCTTTGGCGAGGGGTTAG
- a CDS encoding DNA double-strand break repair nuclease NurA, translating to MERISDAHVRAMRDYLKNQLELMEELTREISKSYQWLPFPEPKRASVYAVDGSRMMKRLSGAIIYGVASVAIGENLYHWSEVGFVSPYKHVDERIRIHMELLEKRIGAMASEMGAELVLMDGTISGSIIRPPSYIGSNTDKMFKRHSDELVALADGFLKLLDEKWESWLETLERDGIINAPTLVARGDGRKGIFTLLKERGVEEAKITRWQDDYEDVIILLEYLEFLHALDRLLAARTAAIAKTFYRDDIVRQVRPGTPMLDVPVLDMISKEAGYVPFRYSREEKRKFPDVVERLMDMGHFGNLMRLLDKTKDGYRVKVQPFYVRFVDGGVIYLLEVPGESERDALETLSMMLSVAEDEYVIPLEYAHHSVVIKKQEFDAYVSAVLSALVGEDERFLSFLRYGREPLE from the coding sequence TTGGAGCGTATTAGCGACGCCCACGTAAGGGCGATGAGGGACTACCTGAAGAACCAGCTGGAGCTCATGGAAGAACTCACCCGGGAAATATCGAAGAGCTATCAGTGGCTGCCCTTTCCCGAGCCTAAAAGGGCCAGCGTTTACGCCGTTGACGGCAGCAGAATGATGAAGCGCCTCAGCGGGGCGATAATCTACGGCGTCGCCTCGGTCGCTATCGGGGAGAACCTGTACCACTGGAGCGAAGTCGGCTTCGTGTCGCCGTACAAGCACGTTGATGAGAGGATAAGGATTCACATGGAGCTCCTTGAGAAGCGCATAGGGGCCATGGCATCGGAGATGGGGGCCGAGCTGGTGCTGATGGACGGCACGATAAGCGGCTCGATAATCCGTCCCCCCAGCTACATAGGGAGCAACACGGATAAAATGTTCAAGAGGCACAGCGACGAGCTGGTTGCCCTGGCGGATGGCTTTCTAAAGCTCCTGGATGAGAAATGGGAGTCCTGGCTGGAGACGCTTGAGAGGGACGGCATCATAAACGCCCCGACCCTCGTTGCGAGGGGGGACGGCAGGAAGGGAATATTCACGCTGCTCAAGGAGAGGGGTGTCGAGGAGGCCAAGATAACCCGCTGGCAGGACGATTACGAGGATGTGATAATCCTCCTGGAGTACCTCGAGTTCCTCCACGCCCTCGACAGACTCCTTGCCGCCAGAACCGCCGCGATAGCCAAAACCTTCTACCGCGACGACATAGTGAGGCAGGTAAGGCCTGGCACCCCCATGCTCGACGTCCCGGTCCTAGACATGATTTCGAAGGAGGCGGGCTACGTACCGTTCAGGTACTCGAGGGAGGAGAAAAGGAAGTTCCCTGACGTCGTGGAGAGGCTCATGGACATGGGGCACTTCGGGAACCTCATGAGGCTCCTCGACAAGACCAAAGACGGCTACAGAGTAAAGGTGCAGCCGTTCTACGTCCGCTTCGTGGACGGCGGCGTCATATACCTCCTGGAGGTGCCCGGTGAGAGCGAACGGGATGCCCTCGAAACACTCTCGATGATGCTCTCCGTCGCGGAGGATGAATACGTCATCCCGCTGGAGTACGCCCACCACTCAGTGGTCATCAAAAAGCAGGAGTTCGACGCATACGTGAGCGCGGTGCTGAGCGCGCTGGTGGGAGAAGACGAGAGGTTCCTAAGCTTCCTGCGCTACGGGAGGGAGCCGCTGGAGTGA
- a CDS encoding metallophosphoesterase family protein → MKFAHIADVHLGREQFNQPFRYDDYLNVFRESIEKAVKARVDFILIAGDLFHVSRPSPRTIRDAVEVLELPRRRGIPVFAIEGNHDKTIRETSVFDLLEHLGLIYTVGLKREPREGEFQRSRKISENRYLVWGQVGDVEIHGLRHHTRWQLIRQDGAVNVLKALFKGKKGILMLHQAVDYLAKDTPYQDAFDLKLNELPDGFSYYALGHIHVRRIAETAQTGLSGPLVYPGSLERTEVREASHIVRYSLRDRKPKVMENREGPKGFYIVEDFQPEFVEVETRPFYSIRVEGNSKSELRRKVEEVSSLIPRDAIAVITLEGTIKGGVSLAEFNDLLKDSGIMYYTFRSRVVGETVLSGERLSEEELFTEWERELLLNLRVSPKEFSEGLTEFVSWLIGRYEKGIPEKARKVPETERKERPGKKVSESTAKPEKPKPEKDREKEPPKKPKPVSKPKNPSSLDAWLRRGGQ, encoded by the coding sequence ATGAAGTTCGCGCACATCGCTGACGTCCACCTCGGCAGGGAGCAGTTCAACCAGCCCTTCCGCTACGACGACTACCTCAATGTCTTCAGAGAGTCCATCGAAAAGGCCGTAAAGGCCAGGGTGGACTTCATACTCATCGCCGGCGACCTCTTCCACGTGAGCCGGCCGTCCCCGAGGACTATACGCGACGCGGTCGAGGTGCTCGAGCTCCCGAGGCGGAGGGGAATCCCGGTCTTCGCGATAGAGGGCAACCACGACAAGACCATAAGGGAAACCTCAGTCTTCGACCTCCTTGAGCATCTCGGGCTGATATACACCGTCGGGCTGAAGAGGGAGCCGAGGGAGGGCGAGTTCCAGAGGAGCAGGAAGATAAGTGAAAATCGCTACCTCGTCTGGGGGCAGGTTGGGGACGTTGAAATCCACGGCCTCAGGCACCACACCCGCTGGCAGCTCATAAGGCAGGACGGTGCCGTAAACGTCCTCAAGGCACTCTTCAAGGGAAAGAAGGGCATCCTGATGCTCCACCAGGCGGTCGATTACCTCGCCAAGGACACGCCATACCAGGACGCCTTCGACCTGAAGCTCAACGAGCTCCCCGACGGCTTTTCCTACTACGCCCTCGGCCACATCCACGTGCGGAGGATAGCGGAGACGGCCCAGACGGGCCTGAGCGGGCCCCTGGTCTATCCGGGCTCGCTGGAGAGGACGGAGGTAAGGGAGGCGAGCCACATAGTCCGCTACTCCCTTAGGGACAGGAAGCCGAAGGTGATGGAGAACCGAGAGGGGCCGAAGGGCTTCTACATCGTTGAGGACTTCCAGCCGGAGTTCGTTGAGGTCGAAACTAGGCCCTTCTACTCGATCAGAGTCGAGGGAAACAGCAAGTCCGAGCTGAGGAGGAAGGTCGAGGAGGTCTCCTCGCTGATACCAAGGGACGCGATAGCGGTCATAACGCTCGAAGGAACGATTAAGGGCGGGGTGAGCCTGGCCGAGTTCAACGACCTCCTTAAAGATTCGGGGATAATGTACTACACCTTCCGGAGCAGGGTCGTCGGGGAGACGGTGCTTTCAGGGGAGAGGCTGAGCGAGGAGGAGCTGTTCACCGAATGGGAGAGGGAGCTCCTACTGAACCTGAGGGTCTCCCCGAAGGAGTTCTCCGAGGGGCTCACCGAGTTCGTCTCCTGGCTGATCGGGAGGTACGAGAAGGGAATCCCTGAAAAAGCCCGGAAAGTTCCGGAAACTGAAAGGAAGGAAAGGCCAGGGAAGAAGGTGTCTGAGAGCACCGCCAAGCCAGAGAAGCCCAAACCGGAAAAAGATCGGGAAAAAGAGCCTCCCAAGAAACCCAAACCCGTTTCTAAACCCAAAAACCCATCGAGCCTCGACGCCTGGCTGAGGAGGGGTGGACAGTGA
- the rad50 gene encoding DNA double-strand break repair ATPase Rad50 has protein sequence MRVRRIKIRNFRAHEMSEVEFSDGINLLIGQNGAGKSSILEAIFVALYMGHPSFPRGYLQANTRVNSTGGLGLILEFEHNGKSYRIVRDSKKSELLEGREMIAEKSSDVARWVERNVYPIQVFTNALYIRQGEIEGIITNREVMEKVLRKVLGIEDYENAERNAADVIRELKRRRDYLRKLIERKAEVEANLREAEKRFSETLRRISGLRKRVEELEGAFRKAEEDYSRLKALKSELEGLEKRRAVLEQRIKAEKGRIEDYKAQIEEVKREIGELEEKLARLRELEPLEKEYLKLKSLLSLKDELSKLETAEARLAEKRKALEERAARIKEVSARIAELEGEEKSLRETYEELKRKNGLYQRALQRKAEAERYLKELERAGVTPESLEKELKAVENSKEELESLREEVTGIREEIATLKGLRESLIENLSKLEGARVCPLCKRPIGEHDEEEIRAEYDAEITSIEKKLNRLSKKLKKLNEREIELRGVIRKEPKLIRLKKTADLLREVEEKLAKYDLEELEKAAEEFEKAKARLIEIKKELRHLREELEELEKAKDELGRIEKKLQEIGRETRRIMERLENEGFGSFEAVEERMKELEPAYREYLSLRDVPTQLERMKKKLSLLDKRRDESIEALRKLEGEFRELGAEIEKLSREFSEEAYAEAEKRYMATARELEKARTELRGAEELRDEVMKLLDELKAKRKEIEGAERELETVEKAMADMTAFREKVARLKAEEELRGLEEVQKLAGETFSEMTEGKYQGIKLKREKKFGKERIELKVLYAGNEVGLEFLSGGERIALGLAFRLALSLYKVGNLELLILDEPTPFLDEERRKKLVEIISSQLRKIPQVIIVSHDEELKDAADYVIRVLNVGGKSRVEVESIGAY, from the coding sequence GTGAGGGTAAGGAGGATAAAGATCAGGAACTTCAGGGCACACGAGATGAGCGAGGTGGAGTTCAGCGACGGCATAAACCTGCTGATAGGGCAGAACGGCGCCGGCAAAAGCTCGATCCTCGAGGCGATTTTCGTGGCCCTCTACATGGGGCACCCGAGCTTCCCGAGGGGCTACCTTCAGGCAAACACCCGCGTCAACTCGACCGGGGGACTGGGATTGATACTGGAGTTCGAGCACAACGGAAAGAGCTACAGAATCGTCAGGGACTCCAAGAAGAGCGAGCTCCTTGAGGGCAGGGAGATGATAGCTGAGAAGAGCTCCGACGTGGCGCGCTGGGTCGAGAGGAACGTCTACCCGATCCAGGTATTCACCAACGCGCTCTACATAAGGCAGGGTGAGATAGAGGGTATAATCACGAACCGCGAGGTAATGGAAAAGGTTCTGCGCAAGGTTCTGGGCATAGAGGACTACGAGAACGCCGAGAGGAACGCGGCGGACGTGATAAGGGAACTCAAGCGGAGGAGGGACTACCTCAGAAAGCTCATCGAGAGAAAGGCCGAGGTGGAGGCGAACCTCCGCGAGGCCGAGAAGCGCTTCTCCGAGACGCTGAGGAGGATAAGCGGGCTCCGGAAGAGAGTTGAAGAACTCGAAGGTGCCTTCAGGAAAGCGGAGGAGGATTACTCGCGCCTCAAGGCCCTGAAGAGTGAGCTTGAGGGGCTGGAGAAGAGAAGGGCAGTCCTGGAGCAGAGGATAAAAGCCGAAAAGGGTAGAATAGAGGACTACAAAGCGCAGATCGAGGAAGTGAAGAGGGAGATAGGAGAACTTGAGGAGAAACTCGCACGCCTCAGAGAGCTCGAACCCCTCGAAAAGGAGTACCTGAAGCTGAAGTCGCTCCTCTCCCTCAAGGACGAGCTGTCAAAGCTTGAAACCGCCGAAGCAAGACTGGCGGAGAAGAGAAAGGCGCTTGAGGAGAGAGCCGCCAGGATCAAGGAGGTCTCCGCAAGGATAGCGGAGCTCGAGGGGGAGGAAAAGTCCCTCCGCGAGACCTACGAGGAGCTGAAGAGGAAGAACGGCCTCTACCAGCGCGCCCTCCAGAGGAAGGCCGAGGCGGAGAGGTATCTGAAAGAACTCGAGCGGGCAGGGGTCACCCCCGAGAGCCTGGAAAAGGAGCTAAAAGCTGTCGAGAACTCCAAGGAGGAGCTTGAGAGCCTCCGCGAGGAAGTGACCGGGATAAGGGAGGAGATCGCGACTCTCAAGGGACTGAGGGAGAGCCTCATCGAGAACCTCTCGAAGCTGGAAGGCGCCAGGGTCTGCCCGCTGTGCAAGAGGCCCATCGGGGAGCACGACGAGGAGGAGATACGGGCAGAGTACGACGCCGAGATAACCTCCATCGAGAAGAAGCTGAATAGGCTATCAAAGAAGCTCAAAAAGCTCAATGAACGGGAAATTGAGCTCAGGGGGGTTATTCGGAAGGAACCAAAGCTCATAAGGCTGAAGAAGACGGCGGACCTCCTGAGGGAGGTCGAGGAGAAGCTGGCGAAGTACGACCTGGAAGAACTCGAGAAGGCCGCGGAGGAGTTTGAAAAGGCCAAGGCAAGGCTCATCGAGATAAAGAAGGAGCTGAGGCACCTCAGAGAGGAACTTGAGGAGCTTGAGAAAGCAAAAGACGAGCTGGGGAGGATAGAGAAAAAGCTCCAGGAGATAGGCAGGGAAACGAGGAGGATAATGGAAAGGCTGGAGAACGAGGGCTTCGGCTCGTTCGAGGCCGTCGAGGAAAGGATGAAGGAGCTCGAGCCGGCCTACCGCGAGTACCTCTCGCTCAGGGACGTCCCGACCCAGCTTGAGAGGATGAAGAAGAAGCTCTCCCTCCTGGATAAGAGGCGCGATGAGAGCATCGAGGCCCTCAGAAAACTGGAGGGGGAGTTCAGGGAGCTGGGGGCGGAGATAGAAAAACTCTCGCGGGAGTTCTCGGAGGAAGCCTATGCCGAGGCAGAGAAGAGGTACATGGCGACCGCGAGGGAACTTGAGAAAGCCAGAACGGAGCTCAGAGGCGCTGAAGAGCTGAGGGACGAGGTAATGAAGCTCCTCGACGAGCTGAAGGCAAAGAGGAAGGAGATAGAAGGGGCCGAAAGGGAGCTGGAGACCGTCGAGAAGGCCATGGCAGACATGACCGCTTTCAGGGAGAAGGTGGCGAGGCTCAAGGCAGAGGAGGAACTCAGGGGTCTCGAGGAGGTACAGAAGCTCGCCGGCGAGACCTTCTCGGAGATGACGGAGGGCAAGTACCAGGGGATAAAGCTCAAACGCGAGAAGAAGTTCGGAAAGGAGCGGATAGAGCTGAAGGTGCTCTACGCCGGCAACGAGGTCGGTCTGGAATTCCTGAGCGGTGGGGAGAGGATAGCGCTCGGTTTAGCATTCCGCCTGGCGCTCTCGCTCTACAAGGTGGGGAACCTTGAGCTTCTGATCCTGGACGAGCCCACGCCCTTCCTGGATGAGGAGCGCAGGAAGAAGCTCGTGGAGATAATATCGAGCCAGCTGAGGAAGATACCGCAGGTCATAATCGTTTCCCACGACGAGGAGCTGAAGGACGCGGCGGACTACGTGATAAGGGTCCTGAACGTCGGCGGCAAGAGCCGCGTGGAGGTGGAGAGCATTGGAGCGTATTAG
- a CDS encoding DUF72 domain-containing protein, producing the protein MGTIRVGTCGFCEGHAKYYRDFDAIEVQQTFYRILQEKTLERWREEAPGGFTFAVKAFQGVTHPPNSPTWRRSNVKPGREVGLLRPTSEVLHFWRLTLREAEILGARFILIQLPRSFRESEESFANAEKFFARIDRGGFEIAVELRGWSEKGIKRFVREFDVIDVTDPLVRIPLHNGETNYHRLHGRYENGRIIYRHSYGDGELQKIRERVLGWNRGEGFVFFNNSDMCRDARRFRAMVKEM; encoded by the coding sequence ATGGGAACGATACGGGTCGGAACCTGCGGCTTCTGCGAGGGCCACGCGAAGTACTACCGCGACTTCGACGCGATAGAGGTGCAGCAAACCTTCTACCGCATTCTCCAAGAGAAAACCCTAGAACGCTGGCGGGAGGAAGCTCCAGGGGGCTTCACCTTTGCCGTCAAGGCCTTCCAGGGCGTGACGCACCCACCGAACAGCCCGACGTGGCGCAGGAGCAACGTAAAGCCGGGCAGGGAAGTCGGCCTGCTCAGGCCAACGAGCGAGGTGCTCCACTTCTGGCGTTTGACGCTGAGGGAGGCCGAGATTTTAGGGGCACGTTTTATTTTAATCCAGTTGCCGAGGAGCTTCAGGGAGAGCGAGGAGAGCTTCGCCAACGCGGAGAAGTTCTTTGCGAGGATAGACAGAGGGGGCTTCGAAATAGCTGTTGAGCTCCGCGGCTGGAGCGAGAAGGGAATTAAGCGCTTCGTCAGGGAGTTCGACGTTATAGACGTTACCGACCCGCTCGTGAGGATTCCTCTCCATAACGGGGAGACGAACTACCACCGCCTGCACGGCCGCTACGAGAACGGGCGGATAATCTACAGACACTCCTACGGCGACGGGGAGCTGCAGAAGATAAGGGAGAGGGTTCTCGGCTGGAACCGCGGGGAGGGCTTCGTCTTCTTCAACAACTCGGACATGTGCAGGGACGCGAGGAGGTTCAGGGCGATGGTGAAAGAAATGTGA
- a CDS encoding PIN domain-containing protein encodes MLRKLLSEKAGIRNRYDAKRYLRTPEGKVLIDEAFTSVLTLIFQYDVELIEDATSSGIVQSYAVRYGLMPRDAQIVATCVMNGIKR; translated from the coding sequence GTGCTGAGAAAACTGCTCTCGGAAAAAGCCGGAATACGAAATAGATACGACGCAAAAAGATATTTGAGGACTCCAGAAGGCAAAGTTCTTATTGACGAGGCGTTTACTTCCGTTCTGACACTGATTTTCCAGTATGATGTTGAGTTGATTGAAGACGCCACGAGTTCTGGAATCGTTCAAAGCTATGCGGTCAGGTATGGTTTAATGCCAAGAGACGCCCAGATTGTTGCTACATGCGTCATGAACGGAATAAAAAGATAG
- a CDS encoding ATP-binding protein: MVGDNAVGIVFGESSTDHFTFIVNPRNELPRFGEFLVVKNRDGDEVLALLKSIRNINWLMEAGRGSYDYVEKTVNVFSKGVLDKSEAILATAKVLGVLRRHDGEFLTKPAPNRVPIKPGEKVYLARDEDLQKIFSEGHIRLGRLIARENIEVGLDANRLVSRHFAVLAVTGAGKSNTIAVLTRELVGNVNATVVILDPHGEYQRLSWPGARVNPIKATIDPGRIRLSEFATLLGIAENASLQRRFLGLVYRTVREEMRRKGQVVGGIAFIHEMEDKIEEWIRVYENTDDKIIHYYDEKGIETPRKIQSRDIEALIRLKDYLSELRANFGEFISPVNVLSEIRPGMVNVIDLSGMEEEQMITLASFVLRGILKNRIDYVKGVRTNDRALVREVSERYPALTRPVLIIVEEAHIFAPRGEKNPATLWLGKIAREGRKFGVGLGIVSQRPKKLDDDILSQTNTKIILKLVEPNDQRYVQQASEQISEDLLSDIASLGVGEAVLVGYAITIPAMVKIYSFERDMNGHYGGGDIDIVGEWLAGRDEEEEITEEEAIEALPL, from the coding sequence ATGGTCGGAGACAACGCCGTTGGAATAGTTTTTGGCGAATCAAGCACGGATCACTTCACGTTCATAGTGAACCCGAGGAACGAGCTGCCGCGCTTCGGGGAATTTCTGGTCGTTAAAAACCGGGACGGTGACGAGGTTTTAGCACTTCTGAAGTCGATTAGAAACATAAACTGGCTGATGGAAGCAGGCAGGGGGAGCTACGATTACGTTGAGAAGACAGTGAACGTATTCTCAAAGGGCGTCCTGGACAAGAGCGAGGCGATTCTGGCGACGGCGAAGGTTCTCGGCGTGCTGAGGAGGCACGACGGCGAGTTTCTAACGAAGCCCGCCCCGAACCGCGTCCCGATAAAGCCGGGCGAGAAGGTCTACCTCGCGAGGGATGAGGACCTCCAGAAAATCTTCTCGGAAGGGCACATACGCCTCGGCAGGCTCATCGCAAGGGAGAACATAGAGGTGGGGCTGGACGCCAACAGGCTCGTCTCGAGGCACTTCGCGGTCCTGGCCGTCACGGGTGCAGGAAAGTCCAACACGATAGCGGTTCTCACGAGGGAGCTGGTCGGCAACGTCAACGCGACCGTGGTTATACTCGACCCGCACGGAGAATACCAGAGGCTCAGCTGGCCCGGCGCGCGCGTGAACCCGATAAAGGCAACGATAGATCCGGGGAGGATAAGGCTCAGCGAGTTCGCCACACTGCTCGGGATAGCTGAAAACGCCAGTCTGCAGAGACGCTTCCTGGGGCTGGTTTACAGGACGGTCAGGGAGGAGATGCGGAGGAAAGGACAGGTCGTCGGCGGAATTGCCTTCATCCACGAGATGGAGGACAAGATAGAGGAGTGGATAAGGGTTTACGAGAACACCGACGACAAGATCATCCACTACTACGACGAGAAGGGCATAGAGACGCCGAGGAAAATACAGTCAAGGGACATAGAGGCCCTCATAAGGCTGAAGGACTACCTCAGCGAGCTCAGGGCCAATTTCGGCGAGTTCATAAGCCCCGTCAACGTGCTGAGCGAGATAAGGCCGGGGATGGTGAACGTTATAGACCTCAGCGGAATGGAAGAGGAGCAGATGATAACGCTGGCGAGCTTCGTCCTCCGCGGAATCCTCAAAAACAGGATAGACTACGTTAAGGGCGTCAGAACCAACGACAGGGCCCTCGTCAGGGAGGTTTCCGAGAGGTATCCGGCTTTAACGAGGCCCGTGCTGATCATAGTGGAGGAGGCACACATATTCGCGCCGAGGGGCGAGAAGAACCCCGCAACTCTGTGGCTCGGCAAGATAGCGCGCGAGGGCAGGAAGTTCGGAGTCGGCCTCGGAATAGTGTCCCAGAGGCCGAAGAAGCTGGACGACGACATACTCAGCCAGACGAACACCAAGATAATCCTCAAGCTCGTTGAACCGAACGACCAGCGCTACGTCCAGCAGGCGAGCGAGCAGATAAGCGAGGATCTGCTGAGCGACATTGCCTCCCTCGGCGTTGGCGAGGCCGTCCTGGTGGGCTACGCGATAACGATCCCGGCGATGGTGAAGATATACAGCTTCGAGAGGGACATGAACGGCCACTACGGCGGCGGGGACATAGACATCGTCGGCGAGTGGCTCGCTGGGAGGGACGAGGAAGAGGAGATAACCGAGGAGGAGGCCATAGAGGCCCTCCCGCTGTGA